Proteins from a single region of Gossypium arboreum isolate Shixiya-1 chromosome 1, ASM2569848v2, whole genome shotgun sequence:
- the LOC108481090 gene encoding uncharacterized protein LOC108481090, whose amino-acid sequence MEYDNVLDDYVSKVIDVVNQIRKYGEDLSEQRVVEKILRSLPMKYDHIVAAIEESKDLSVLTVDELQGSLYSHDDRMERYGNASVENAFYSRAQYFRGGKGTSETNFNDWRGGNSSRGRRRGRAGGRFNG is encoded by the coding sequence atggAATATGATAATGTTCTGGATGATTATGTGTCAAAAGTAATTGATGTTGTGAATCAAATTCGAAAATATGGTGAGGATTTAAGTGAGCAAAGGGTAGTTGAGAAAATTCTTAGGAGTTTACCTATGAAATATGATCATATAGTTGCAGCTATAGAAGAGTCAAAAGATTTGAGTGTGTTAACTGTTGATGAGTTGCAAGGCTCTCTTTATTCTCATGACGATAGGATGGAAAGGTATGGTAATGCGTCTGTTGAGAATGCCTTTTATAGTAGGGCGCAATACTTTCGTGGTGGAAAGGGCACCAGCGAAACAAACTTCAATGACTGGCGTGGAGGAAATTCATCTCGTGGGAGAAGAAGAGGTAGGGCTGGTGGCCGATTCAATGGATAG
- the LOC108481091 gene encoding receptor-like protein 6: MFDVVPTSFKNLPSSLKRYLPKSNWSSTLKYFKLYNNHFGGSIPASTGNLTKITFLDLSLNEFKGQLPSTLFGLKQVTHLGLSCNRLEGPLLTHVTGLQNLDELFLNDNLLTGGIPSWPFTLPSLKYLDLSNNSLTGPIDKIQKPNSVQEVYLAYNHMHGEIPSSFFNLANLIELDLLSNNFSGVIKSDMLLKLKNLETLVLSSNNFSGAIKLDVLSKLKNLTMLELSNNKLLSFSSDDGVNSTFQKLETLYFSSCNVQQFSNILRSAKSLRYLDLSNNAIKGSIFKWESEGWEQLFYLNLSHNLLMSLEQFPGENLHILDLRSNLLQGPLLVPLPPSLEEFWISNNNLTGEIPHSICNLTFPQILDLSRNYIGGIIPKCLGSSSYGPRIINLQKNNFKGKIPDFCADYNGLINLALNDNQLEGPLPRSLINCFMQLFLDIWYPSYLRPMFKLMMASNWNGVNLSQPLVPIFQGSNYGVWSTKMKTLFLSQDLLDLVENRYGEEEVAA; encoded by the exons atgtttgatgttgtgcctaCTTCCTTCAAGAACTTGCCTTCGTCTCTAAAGC GTTATCTCCCTAAGTCCAATTGGAGCAGTACCCTCAAGTACTTTAAACTTTACAATAATCACTTTGGAGGGTCAATTCCTGCGTCCACTGGAAACCTCACAAAAATCACCTTTCTAGATTTATCCCTCAATGAATTCAAAGGTCAGCTTCCCTCAACTCTGTTCGGCCTTAAACAAGTTACTCATTTAGGCTTATCATGCAACAGACTAGAAGGTCCCCTCCTAACTCATGTAACAGGGCTTCAAAATTTGGATGAGTTATTTCTAAATGATAACTTGTTAACCGGAGGAATTCCATCTTGGCCTTTTACTTTGccatctttaaaatatttagacCTTAGTAATAACAGTCTCACTGGTCCAATTGACAAGATTCAAAAGCCTAATTCAGTTCAAGAGGTTTATTTGGCATATAATCACATGCATGGTGAAATACCAAGTTCGTTCTTCAATCTTGCAAATCTGATCGAACTTGATCTTTTATCAAATAATTTTAGTGGTGTCATCAAGTCAGATATGCTTTTAAAGTTGAAGAACCTTGAAACACTCGTTCTTTCGTCAAATAATTTTAGTGGTGCCATCAAGTTAGATGTGCTTTCAAAGCTGAAGAATCTTACAATGCTTGAGCTTTCAAATAACAAGTTGCTATCATTCAGTAGTGACGATGGTGTTAACTCCACTTTTCAAAAGCTCGAGACTTTATACTTCTCTTCTTGCAATGTACAACAATTTTCGAATATCTTGAGATCAGCTAAAAGCTTGCGTTATCTTGATCTTTCTAATAATGCAATTAAGGGTTCAATTTTCAAGTGGGAATCAGAAGGTTGGGAACAATTGTTCTATTTAAATCTTTCCCACAATTTACTGATGAGTTTAGAGCAATTTCCAGGGGAGAATCTTCATATCTTGGATCTTCGTTCTAACCTACTCCAGGGTCCTCTTCTAGTTCCACTACCACCTTCATTGGAAGAATTCTGGATTTCAAATAACAATTTGACAGGAGAAATCCCTCATTCTATTTGTAATTTGACTTTCCCTCAAATTCTTGATTTATCTAGAAATTACATAGGTGGAATAATTCCGAAATGTCTTGGAAGTTCGAGTTATGGTCCCAGAATCATAAACCTACAAAAGAATAACTTTAAAGGAAAAATCCCTGATTTTTGTGCTGATTACAATGGTTTGATAAATCTTGCCCTTAATGACAACCAATTGGAAGGGCCATTGCCACGATCCTTGATCAATT GTTTCATG CAGCTTTTTCTTGACATCTGGTATCCGAGCTACTTGAGGCCTATGTTCAAGCTTATGATGGCAAGCAATTGGAATGGAGTGAACCTTTCACAGCCGTTGGTTCCAATTTTTCAAGGCAGCAACTATGGAGTTTGGAGCACTAAGATGAAGACTTTGTTTTTGTCCCAAGACCTATTGGACTTGGTGGAAAATAGATATGGTGAAGAGGAGGTTGCAGCTTAG